The Neodiprion pinetum isolate iyNeoPine1 chromosome 5, iyNeoPine1.2, whole genome shotgun sequence genome segment GGATCAGTGGTCAGCTGCCACCAACTTTATGCGAAGTTTCGATGAAGGTAAAGAGTCAATCGCTCTCCATGGTTGTGGGATCCGTTGGATCAGGGAAATCGTCGTTGCTGCATCTCCTGCTAGGGGAGTTATCAGTCGGAGCTGGAAGATTGTCTTTTTACACTAACGAAAACAATGACAAAAACAGAATCAGCAGTCGAGACATTTGCATCTCTTACACTAGTCAAGATCCCTGGCTCTTCTCTGGTACCATACGCGACAACATTCTCTTTGGCCAGGCCTTCGACAGAAAGCGATATGAAGACGTACGTTGGTTGAATTATCAGTCGATTGCTTCCACAACTTTGGCAACTAATTACATATTCTTCAGGTGACGAGCGTTTGCGCACTCGTTAAAGACTTTGAGCAGTTACCTCAAGGCGATTTGAGCTTCGTTGGGGACAGAGGCGTTTCTTTGTCGGGAGGCCAGAGAGCTCGGGTCAATCTGGCCAGAGCCATTTACAAAGACGCCGATATTTACTTGCTTGACGATCCTTTGAGCGCTGTTGATACTCATGTCGGCCGTCAATTGTTTGAAGAATGCATCAAAGGTTTCCTAAATGGTAAAACACGGATCGTTGTTACTCATCAGCTGCAATACCTGCGGCAAAGTGACTACATTATTGTTCTTGATCGGGTGAGTAGAACCGTTCTGTGACTTCAAAGGTACGCCACTTTGGAGCCCCCCTTCAAATTCATTGCAACTCGTGTATGTGgtagaatattgaaaataaaaagacacGTATCTTCTTTACCGGCGAAGAACGATTTAAGGGGTTGAAAATGACCCTCAAAGACGGGCACCCAACGGGGTCATTTCTTGATGCGCTTGATGTATTTAAATGAAACCAGCGTTGAAATGTTTCTGTTAATGAATGAAACATTTCAGCGTTGGCTTCATTCAAATACATCATGCGCTTCATCCGAGACTGAGAAACCACCCCATAGGGTGCCCATTTTtggaaatcattttcaccccATCAAAACGCTATTCCAGTATAAACAAAATACATATCTTCTTGTTTTCAATGTTCTACAACATACATGAGTTACGACGTCGGAAGGGTACACCGAACTGATGTTCATACTTTCCTGGGTTTGCATGTGACGTCGACAAATTTTGATGTTGCTAGTCAAGTGTTTAATTGTAGGGAACCGTGAAACGTCAAGGCACATATGATGAGGTAACCCAGAATGGTCTGCAGGCAATCACTTCTTTCAGGAAGAAGAACTCTAATGAAGCCGAAAAGGCGGACGAAAGTAGCGAGGAAAACATGGAAGACGAGGTACCTACGATGAGTAATTGGCTATGGAACCTTTGCTGAATAGACATACCAATAACTATGTTGAAACATTCGATGTAATGTTTGACATAATAGTTTGACGATTGAAATTCTACCATGTAGTGATTCACACAGGTATAATAAACTGTGACATGTGCTTTCAGGCTTCATTCGTAACTGGGAGCGGCACTCAAGATTCAAAAGATGCTCCTGAGGATGCCAAAGGATCTGCAGATATCAGTGAAGAGGAgatgacaagaaaaaaatcatcatttgaaGTATTCACGAGCTACTTCAAGGCAGGTGGTAACTTCTGTTGGCTAACCTGGCTTGTGGCAACTTTCATAATTGCAATGACGGTACCAATTGCGAACGATTATTGGCTGACTTACTGGATTAATCATAATGTCGTCGTACTCGTGTCAGAATCAAACGAGTCCGTTTCTGAAAACTTGACGAGTAAACGAGATCACACTACAAATGTTTCTGCAGGGATATTTTCCGCAGACAAATCGCGATGGTTCGATGAAGCCGGATTGCTGCGTAAAAATGTAGCAGTCGAAGTTTACACAGTGGTAATCATAGCAACCGTTTTCCTAAATATACTGAGCAGCTTGATTTTCATGAGAATATGCATGAACGCCAGTCGCAATATCCACAACTCCATGTTCGCCAACCTTTTGCGGGCTCCAATGAGATTTTTTAACACCAACCCAATCGGTACGTTAAACTTTACAAGGAAGGTTCGGAAGATGAACTCGCTCTTAATATTCTGCTGAtcgactcattgtcagtcatTGTGGTATAAATTTTGCAGCGCTCATTACTTTTACTATTGTCATGGACTTGTCTAAAATGTTTTTTGCACAGGGAGGATCTTAAATCGATTCTCAAAGGATGTGGGTGCAATGGATGAACTCCTGCCGCAAGCATTCATGATGGCATCTCAGATTCTTACTATGGTGTTGGGAATATTCGGCATTGTTACCAGTGTAATGCCGTTGATGGTCATACCTGTAATAATCACTAGTGGACTGTTATGTTTCGTCATAATCTACTCTCTCGAAACTATTCGAGACATTAAACGACTCGAAGGAATCAGTAAGTTGAAAGTACACGAAACTTGCATCGTTACTGTCCATGAACAAaccattaaattttcacatgTGCCATGTTATTTCCACCGAGGCAATACTTCGGGCATGAATCGAAGCGTTGAATCAGCGATTTGTGATTGCAGCCAAGAGTTCAGTATTCTCGCAAGTCAGCTTTACCTTGGATGGTCTTACGACTATACGGAGCCATGGTACGCGAGTGGAGAAAATGCTGCGGATGGAATATGATCATCACCAAGACGATCACACTGGTGCCTCTTACCTGACCTATGCCACGTTGGTTGCATTTGCGTGCACCGTCGATCTTATTTCGTGCCTTTTCACTACTTCTGTTTGTTTCTCGTTCATTCTGCTGAATAATGGTTCGCATTTATCTGTCTCGGGCTAAACGATACAGCAATGTTTAGGTGCAACGGGGAACTAAGACATAATTCTGGTATCTCCTGTTTCTTAGGTAGCCTTCTCAGTGGAACTGTGGGTTTGGCGATTTCACAATGCCTACTGTTGACTGGTGCGATTCAACTTGGAGCAAGGTTATTCTCCGAGGCAGTTGCCCAGATGATCTCAGTAGAAAGAATTCTTCAATATACAAATTTACCTCAAGAGGGACCCTTCACAACTGACAACCCTCCTCCGCCCACTTGGCCATCTAATGGTGGTTTGGTTTTTAATCAAGTCTCCATGAAATATGCCGAGGACAAACCTTCAGTACTCAAGGTGAGTGTGTATACATTAATGCAGTTCATTGacaaatttctgtaaaaaaatgttctgtacaaaaatattctgtcgaaaaatattctatagAACAATTCTCCTGTAGATATAGCAATAATTCTTGCAGGATTATTTCTGATGAAAATCTCGAATTTCTTTctgtacaaaaatatttcgcaaaCAATGtactgtagaaaaatattctgtaaaaaCATATTTTGTAGAAGCGAGTCTGTAGAGCATATTTTGTTAAACATTTGACCTATAGAACTGATTTCTGTAGAATCGATCCTCCTCTTATATATTCTCATTTTATCGGTGTGCTATTTCTTCATCCATCAGTGATCGTTCTCAATGCCCATTTTATAATATGTTTAATCAGTATAAGataccatatttttttaatcataagAAAAGTTCCGAGGTCTACGTCACCAATTTTCTTTAACCTGTATAGTATGTagtactataaaaaaaaaaaaattgaatacgtatttttttcacgtggtAATCTGGCCGTCGACAGGGTGAATACTACCTCTAAAGTTTGCTTACAGAAACTTACGGTTTCATAGGATTTCTTGATACTGACGTGAATTTTCTCGATAAAATCAATTGGGCACTATTTACCATCAATAGACGATAATCTGCGCAGTGTTTTATCCTCGGTGGTACATACCTTATTTTTTGGGGGTGAGTTTCAGGGATATCGTTTACCCCTTATACGGCCTAATCACGATGTGAAAAATACGTGTCTAACATTTTATGATGTACTGCATCatgtcaaaaaataaaaaaaaatcgatgagATATACTTGGGGTGTTCTCCTTGTTAGTCCAAGCATCCCTTCGATACGTCATTCTGTTTTTATCATCTTACAACAGGATCTGAATTTGAGAATAAAGCCTGGCTGGAAAGTTGGCATAGTGGGAAGAACTGGTGCTGGAAAATCTTCGCTCATCTCGGCGCTGTTCCGATTGACCGGAGACGGAATCGAGGGCGAAATATTATTAGACGGGATAGATACAAAGTCAATCGGGCTGCAAGAGCTACGTCCTCGAATCTCGATTATTCCCCAAGAACCAACCTTGTTCTCAGCAAGTCTTCGCTACAATTTAGACCCATTCAACCAGTATTCAGACGCTGACCTGTGGGACAGCCTGCGGGAAGTCGAACTTGAGAAGTTGTCATCATCGCTTGACTTTCGAGTAGCCACCAATGGTGCCAACTTTAGTGTTGGACAGCGGCAGCTTATCTGTTTGGCCAGAGCTATTCTGAGAAATAATCGACTACTCGTGCTTGACGAAGCAACCGCCAACATTGACCAAAGGTTAGCGTTAACCGTATCAACTTTATCGTCGTGCCAATCCGCTAGCTATTCAGATTTTATCGATAGCCAGAATATTTGGCATCATCAACTGGGACTGCTCGTTCAAACATGAATCACTTTTTGTGAGTATTCGTCGATTTTGACATAGTCTTTACACTTATTTATCTTCTTCAGAACTGATGCTCTGATCCAAAAGACCATAAGACGGAAATTTGCTGATTGTACGGTTTTGACGATAGCTCATCGTCTGAACACGATTATGGACAGTGACCGAGTCTTGGTCATGGAGAGAGGCCGCATTGAGGTGTGTGAATATTTAAATCATATCTTCGGCTGCGACTATACGAGATTAGAATAGTGAAAATCTCATTTCGcctatttttttcacaggaATTTGGCCACCCGTACTTTCTGTTGAAAAATCCAAATGGCCGTTTCTCTCAAATGCTTCAACAAATGGGAAAAACGACGGCGGAAAAACTCTCACAGATCGCTGAAAGCGCTTATCATTCAAGCCTCGAGTACAAAGAAATGGACGATATTATGATTATTCCTGCCAATATTACAACGTCGACGGATCATCAATAGATTCATAATCAAAAAAGCTGAACTATATTCCTGAGTTATTTCTCATATCAATCAATCAGTTATCTATGAATTATGCTTTCTAGACGCATATAGACTAACGGAAACTCATGATTGCTCCAATTTTGAgtttattgtgaaaaaatctgtaaaaaatcaCCGCAACATTTCATTATATTAGATGTGAAATGTCAGCTGGCGGATATTCGATacgagaaaaatataaatgcatAATACTGTTCGCGAATTTGGAAGAGAATACTCAAATGTAAAATTGCAATGTGTTGTCGAAAGGAATGGTGGATTTATGTTTGTCGTATCTATTGCCACTCTGTAGCTGTAAGAATGAGATTTGATGCCTCCTTGAGCGCGTGAACTGTGAACGAATACATTAGTCGGTACGAAAGCATCGGCGCAACGTAACCAAACGTTACCGACGACAGTAATTCATCATCATTTGTTAATGCGCATAATATGTGATTATACTGATCTACATTTTAAAATACTGATAATATGAAGTATTGGAGAAAACGATTTCGTGGAAAGCAATTAGGATTTCGTGAGGAATAACACGATGGCACAGTAGTAATACAAGACCGGTTCTAAACCGATTATTGTAGCGTGCATACGTGTGGGTTATGCTAGTGCCAGTGTATGTATGAGTGTCAATCCCTGCTGTACCGACCGTAGGTCAAAATTGCGCTGCCTCACCGACAATTTCATCGATTGAGGGTCAAAATCGCTCTGCTTTACCAACCATTTTATCGATCGAAGGGTAAGATCACGCTGCTTTACCAACAATCTCACTGTCATTCTGTCGTGTTGACTGTTATCGCTTCAAACAGCTCCATCACATTAGTAATACTTTCTATGCGCGTTCGTtgttatgattattttttttatgattgtCCCAACTTATGTCGATCATATAAGGCCCATCTggcttttttttcaacgaaagttTTAGCAAAGGACATGCAAAGCGAATTATCAATACGGATGTGGTCACTCTCGTAACTTATCAACGAATCATTAGTCTATCGTTTGAGAGACTACGTACACCCTATACTTTGTCCgatacatttttcataattttgaaaatactcaTTCTCGGTTTTGTCAACAGGTGTTTCTATGATTGTTTCATATCCTGCTAAAGTAAATGAATCATTCATGTCCGagattgtttcatttttcgtttaatttttcatcttctttatttcttctttaatttcttccacttCTTGTTTGACAAGTTTCaaatcttttgtaacattcgtcagttcttgcaacggagtcactactggtttgGAAACGTCGCTCAATTTCCGAGCCGTAGAGTCCttgcccgacttgagcaatctgtgtttttGACTAATCACGGTAGCTGCTTCAGCGATCTGATGAAGGAATTCTTTTCGCTCAGGATTTTGGAGCTCTGCGTGACAACCGGATAATTCCATTGCTAAAAATCTGacttattacagagattcaattgtaaataattctgTAGAAATGTCCATCGTAGCTCAAATTTGATGGTTTCATGAATTCGAACTGTTGCGCACCAACGTAGCAATCTAAGTTTCTTCTCAGTTTGCTGAACAGCTACCAGTTCAATGAGATATGCATGAATAGCAGTCGCCAAATACACGTCATGTTTATCAATAGTTTTAATACTATAATTATAGGCAAGAGTTCAGTCTTCGATCATTTTGACCCCGGTGTGCAGCTTAAGGGAGAACGTTATGTGAAAATCTATTACCTATTTTTCCCTTGATTCAGATTCTGATTGTTTTCTtggttattttttactttttgtaaCTCTTCTAGATGTTTTTGTGTTTCAATGCATTTTTCCCGTTCCATTTTTAACTGTTTTTACGTTTCCACGTCTTTAGCTGAAAATTCTTTGTCTAATTGTttgcgcagttgattttctaATAGTACTCTCTGTCTAGATAACTCTGCTGTCCGTAATTCTGAAACATCTCTGCAGATTTTCGTACTCTATTTTCGAAGACATTAATTTGATCAACGTCTGCAGTTTCTGTTACTTCAAGTTGTTTTTGGTATTTTCTATCTTTTCACGATCTGATTCTAGTAATCGGTTTTCCtcacaaacttttttttttatatgctAATAATTCTTCTCCAGATGAGAGGAAAGCTTTTCCGGATTCACTCTCTTTCGAACTTTACGTTATTGGTCCcatgatttcaaattaataacaaGAATTATTATAGGCTGGTATCACCAATGAGTTTCGACGCtcataaagaaacaaaaataaaatcgtaacCAATAGATTactaatgaaaagaaaatctagACTTTTTAGCCAACTTCGATCAACGCCGCTGTCTCCAATTTTTATGTGACAAATGGGCTTAGAATATtgcttaattttgaagaagaaCCAACTTGCCGCACAATTTAACGCTAGTTCTAAGACAAAAATTCactaataatatataatataacactAAATTATATATCAATCCATTATATGCAATATTTAGGGGTAATAGGCATCGAGGATGTCACACAGGACAAAACCGTTTGCGtgggaaattaaattttataactgttgtttttaaaaattcaagaaagtTTGTTCCAATCCGCTATAAAATTCCGTTTCGAACATTTTGAACCAGTTGCATTCCATCTGTTATCGAAAACTGATTTAAATAAACTTTTTAAGATCatcttattataatataaaaattaccgATAAAATCTTCTaatttatgattattataaataatccgCAAACTCATTTTCACGATTCCATTTCTATTATCAGTGAACATTGAACCGTATCACGTAATCATGAACAAGTGCAATGTTATCAAATTTCTAATCATTTCAATCAGCTCGttattttttctgaaagtaagaaaaattagCGACAGCATGGTTGAAATAATTGCAAACCAATATCTGTAAACTCCACAGCTGTTAATTTGAAATCTACCGCTATGTTAATGTCATTCCGGTTTTCTTTCGTCGATAATCCTCACTGAAAAATTCCGACCCTCGTTACGGtgactttatttttatcctatTGTGCCTGTGTTGCAAAACGCTGCAGTCACTCGAGTACCGTTGATCCCTACAGATGGGTCGGAATCATGTGCCAAATATGGAGAACAAAAGTCAGAGAGACGTATCTATATTACCGGAGATAATTATTCAAAGCATTTATACTTGCAATTCGCAGCACCGAACAGCTTGCCACTCGCACGCCCAATTCTGGTTCGAAAGCATCACAAAGAGACACCGGCGGACGCGTACAGTATGCGATACAAAGTTTTCGTCACCACAAGTTATATACACCATACGTCAAAGAATAATATCTGACAAAATGCTGGGATTGCacaatacgaaaaaaaataaaataaaagaaaataatacaatttacCACCCACGATTACGAGTGATGAACCTAtaccatttttgaaaaatctctaCGAAAATGAGTCTGCTTTTGAATAAGgttcaaaattgcgaaaatagtGTGATCTGCAATGAGTGGGCAAAACTGAAGATTCTGAGTGAGTGCGGATATGATACGAACTGAGAATCGTCATTGCCGACGATTTGCacacgatattttttacaaaaaaaaaaatgtaaaatcagGCGATTTTGGCAAAATGCTGGACATGAACAAAagacgatatttttcaatgaataagtGCTGGCTGGGAAATGGCGAACCATTTTTCCACTAGtggcgaaatatttttccattagTAGGCACTAGTTTTTGCCCACTGGTGAAGAAATGGTTCGCCATTTCTCAGCCAGCAGtcattcattgaaaaatatcgtctCTTGTTCATTTTCAGCAGGCGGCCAAAATCGTCCATTTTCACGTTTGAGTTgtgaaaacgaattttcaGAATATTCCATTTTATTCGTAACTTAGAATCGAACAATGATAGGGATGTTAGATAAAACTCACAGTTTAACtcgagttttctttttctgaattCTAAACTTCGTACAACGTCTACAGCACGTTCCGTTCTCGAATTAGAAATGGTGAACTAGAAAATGGAAACAACGAAAATATGTTTTCCTTAACGTTGATTAcgtttcaatgaattttttgccTATAGTATTGTTTACAGAATGTAACTGAGAAACAGATTGTACCACAGacttaaacaaaaaaaacctgaaaatgtAACTCAGAAAGCAAGTTATATTCCGATCCTTGTTCTGAGTCTCTAGCATATTGCACAACTAACCTATGGTCCCTAAAAAGTGTTAGAACTCCGACTTCGCAGTTTCAAACTCGcctgaatgaaaaaaaaaaaaaattcattgaattaaaaaataaacccGCCGGCAATGTTTCATTAATTGATAAAGATCCGTTGATATCTGATTACAGTTTGACTTTCGACTAATTGGGCCAAAAAAATCTGGTTCATATTTTTTGaccgtttgaaattcaaaaattttcagactaCAATTTATTTGGCAGAGTTGCGAAACCTTTCCGATCGATCGTCACCAAAATTTAAATTCCGAAATCTTAAATTCACagaaaaaatcatgaattttGGTGTGCGTAAAAGTACGTGATACATATCGATTCGATAGTGATACGAAATTACGAGTGTGACGCGCTCGCAGCGGTGCTTAGATATTTGAAAAGAGGGGGAATTATTATCTTACGAAAAATGATGTCCGTTGTTGCACTTTAACCAGAATCGGATTAGTTCTTCGTCTGAGCTCGTCGAGGACGGTGAATCGGTCATCGTCGttagggaaattgaaaaacgcgaagaaagagaagaaaagaaactttACCCATGAAAAATCTCGCCTGAACGTAAAATAGTGAAATAAAGATATCGCAGAGTTCGCATTGGTAatgttaaaagaaaaacaaatctcGCCAAGACTTATCCAGTTTAAAACTACTTTGCTACATAACAACACAAAACGGAAACACGCGTACTGAGTCATTATTATTCGTCACTCTGTGTCACGTTTTTTCTCCCATTCATATTATCATCAACGTATTTTACACAACATGTTCACTTCAAATTCCGCTGTATGACCCATTCGATCACTCCTCTTTCGCGAGTTGTTTCTTGAACCAAACACGTGCAGGAATGCAATCGGCGCTTCAACGTTCCTGGTAAGTTTTCACGAGATTCTATACAGACATTCATTTTATCACTACATTTTTTAGtcttttttgctttcttttttcaactataAACAATTGGCGAAAGGAAGTTCATTTCAAAGCATTTTTTATACGCATTAAGTAAAGAATTATTGTAGAACatactgaaaataaaatacgtacCAGTCTTGCTCATTGTAGCGGTAAAGATTCGTTGCCGTTaagtgaaaagtttcgaatgtaTTGAAACATTCCGGTAAGACACGTGATTTTAAATACATTAATGAAGTACAATTTCCAACTACCTGGGATTTTCGGTTCTTGTCAATAACATGACATCCAACTACCTGGGATTTTCGGTTCTTGTCAATAACATGAcaactgaaattttatttcaaaggtataattgaaaagttgatatttttttcacatcacgtagaaattttttttaagtgaCCCAAGGTGAGtttcaaaacgaaaaaaataacaaacaaaaacaacagtTCTTCACTCTCGAAACAGTCGAAAACAAAATcgtcgtaaattttatttcataatctagtacaaaatattatttcaaccTAAATTAATATTGATGTGAAAGTTGCACAAATCTACTTATCGCACTTATTAAAATTGCACGTGAACTGCTGCTGTATCGATAGTTATTCGAATAGAACAAATATTTTGCATTCAAGTAAACCAATCGTGACTGTCGATTTCATATCGTCAGTTCAGTCATTCGATTTGATagtaaaattttccatttgtGTTTACAACTTCTTCTCTTGTTTAAAGCACTAAAATCTGAAACGCGAATGAGTtaacaaaaatcaatattgtGCGTCCAGT includes the following:
- the LOC124220060 gene encoding ATP-binding cassette sub-family C member 4-like isoform X1 → MVAKTKNRAKNPQESANFLSRLCFGWTLPIFLIGMKRKLQTEDLYNPLESNESEGLGDRLEKEWKKELAKLSIESKANGGEKKMLKRRPSLIWPLIRVFWFQAVLQWTLCVIAQLILRPMQPLCQKWVISYFRHGETEMSQNQALLSAATLSFVTISMIFMDNHAVLRARETGMCMRIACCSIIYRKVLRLDLAAVNNLAAGKVANLISNDVARFDNLFVYLHFIWTVPLQLTLFGYIMWRAVGLATFAGLAVIIIQAVPIQGTLSRVTTKLRTQIAVKTDERVQLMSEMISGIQVVKMHSWEKSFEMIVSKIRALEVKLITYSSYVRGISLSMPIFSGRLAVYITMTVFALMDNSLNAEVAFTVAVLLNMLRISCTYEFSQAIYQVGEASVSLERITDFLLLAEVEEPKNFEAESLSAIQERKEHATNASLEPRITEELESLLEDKEQSNEKSALSVNGLRRNVIGTIDEKFKNGIGVELVNVAGNWISGQLPPTLCEVSMKVKSQSLSMVVGSVGSGKSSLLHLLLGELSVGAGRLSFYTNENNDKNRISSRDICISYTSQDPWLFSGTIRDNILFGQAFDRKRYEDVTSVCALVKDFEQLPQGDLSFVGDRGVSLSGGQRARVNLARAIYKDADIYLLDDPLSAVDTHVGRQLFEECIKGFLNGKTRIVVTHQLQYLRQSDYIIVLDRGTVKRQGTYDEVTQNGLQAITSFRKKNSNEAEKADESSEENMEDEASFVTGSGTQDSKDAPEDAKGSADISEEEMTRKKSSFEVFTSYFKAGGNFCWLTWLVATFIIAMTVPIANDYWLTYWINHNVVVLVSESNESVSENLTSKRDHTTNVSAGIFSADKSRWFDEAGLLRKNVAVEVYTVVIIATVFLNILSSLIFMRICMNASRNIHNSMFANLLRAPMRFFNTNPIGRILNRFSKDVGAMDELLPQAFMMASQILTMVLGIFGIVTSVMPLMVIPVIITSGLLCFVIIYSLETIRDIKRLEGITKSSVFSQVSFTLDGLTTIRSHGTRVEKMLRMEYDHHQDDHTGASYLTYATLVAFACTVDLISCLFTTSVCFSFILLNNGSLLSGTVGLAISQCLLLTGAIQLGARLFSEAVAQMISVERILQYTNLPQEGPFTTDNPPPPTWPSNGGLVFNQVSMKYAEDKPSVLKDLNLRIKPGWKVGIVGRTGAGKSSLISALFRLTGDGIEGEILLDGIDTKSIGLQELRPRISIIPQEPTLFSASLRYNLDPFNQYSDADLWDSLREVELEKLSSSLDFRVATNGANFSVGQRQLICLARAILRNNRLLVLDEATANIDQRTDALIQKTIRRKFADCTVLTIAHRLNTIMDSDRVLVMERGRIEEFGHPYFLLKNPNGRFSQMLQQMGKTTAEKLSQIAESAYHSSLEYKEMDDIMIIPANITTSTDHQ
- the LOC124220060 gene encoding ATP-binding cassette sub-family C member 4-like isoform X4 — protein: MWRAVGLATFAGLAVIIIQAVPIQGTLSRVTTKLRTQIAVKTDERVQLMSEMISGIQVVKMHSWEKSFEMIVSKIRALEVKLITYSSYVRGISLSMPIFSGRLAVYITMTVFALMDNSLNAEVAFTVAVLLNMLRISCTYEFSQAIYQVGEASVSLERITDFLLLAEVEEPKNFEAESLSAIQERKEHATNASLEPRITEELESLLEDKEQSNEKSALSVNGLRRNVIGTIDEKFKNGIGVELVNVAGNWISGQLPPTLCEVSMKVKSQSLSMVVGSVGSGKSSLLHLLLGELSVGAGRLSFYTNENNDKNRISSRDICISYTSQDPWLFSGTIRDNILFGQAFDRKRYEDVTSVCALVKDFEQLPQGDLSFVGDRGVSLSGGQRARVNLARAIYKDADIYLLDDPLSAVDTHVGRQLFEECIKGFLNGKTRIVVTHQLQYLRQSDYIIVLDRGTVKRQGTYDEVTQNGLQAITSFRKKNSNEAEKADESSEENMEDEASFVTGSGTQDSKDAPEDAKGSADISEEEMTRKKSSFEVFTSYFKAGGNFCWLTWLVATFIIAMTVPIANDYWLTYWINHNVVVLVSESNESVSENLTSKRDHTTNVSAGIFSADKSRWFDEAGLLRKNVAVEVYTVVIIATVFLNILSSLIFMRICMNASRNIHNSMFANLLRAPMRFFNTNPIGRILNRFSKDVGAMDELLPQAFMMASQILTMVLGIFGIVTSVMPLMVIPVIITSGLLCFVIIYSLETIRDIKRLEGITKSSVFSQVSFTLDGLTTIRSHGTRVEKMLRMEYDHHQDDHTGASYLTYATLVAFACTVDLISCLFTTSVCFSFILLNNGSLLSGTVGLAISQCLLLTGAIQLGARLFSEAVAQMISVERILQYTNLPQEGPFTTDNPPPPTWPSNGGLVFNQVSMKYAEDKPSVLKDLNLRIKPGWKVGIVGRTGAGKSSLISALFRLTGDGIEGEILLDGIDTKSIGLQELRPRISIIPQEPTLFSASLRYNLDPFNQYSDADLWDSLREVELEKLSSSLDFRVATNGANFSVGQRQLICLARAILRNNRLLVLDEATANIDQRTDALIQKTIRRKFADCTVLTIAHRLNTIMDSDRVLVMERGRIEEFGHPYFLLKNPNGRFSQMLQQMGKTTAEKLSQIAESAYHSSLEYKEMDDIMIIPANITTSTDHQ
- the LOC124220060 gene encoding ATP-binding cassette sub-family C member 4-like isoform X2; translated protein: MSMIRWTLPIFLIGMKRKLQTEDLYNPLESNESEGLGDRLEKEWKKELAKLSIESKANGGEKKMLKRRPSLIWPLIRVFWFQAVLQWTLCVIAQLILRPMQPLCQKWVISYFRHGETEMSQNQALLSAATLSFVTISMIFMDNHAVLRARETGMCMRIACCSIIYRKVLRLDLAAVNNLAAGKVANLISNDVARFDNLFVYLHFIWTVPLQLTLFGYIMWRAVGLATFAGLAVIIIQAVPIQGTLSRVTTKLRTQIAVKTDERVQLMSEMISGIQVVKMHSWEKSFEMIVSKIRALEVKLITYSSYVRGISLSMPIFSGRLAVYITMTVFALMDNSLNAEVAFTVAVLLNMLRISCTYEFSQAIYQVGEASVSLERITDFLLLAEVEEPKNFEAESLSAIQERKEHATNASLEPRITEELESLLEDKEQSNEKSALSVNGLRRNVIGTIDEKFKNGIGVELVNVAGNWISGQLPPTLCEVSMKVKSQSLSMVVGSVGSGKSSLLHLLLGELSVGAGRLSFYTNENNDKNRISSRDICISYTSQDPWLFSGTIRDNILFGQAFDRKRYEDVTSVCALVKDFEQLPQGDLSFVGDRGVSLSGGQRARVNLARAIYKDADIYLLDDPLSAVDTHVGRQLFEECIKGFLNGKTRIVVTHQLQYLRQSDYIIVLDRGTVKRQGTYDEVTQNGLQAITSFRKKNSNEAEKADESSEENMEDEASFVTGSGTQDSKDAPEDAKGSADISEEEMTRKKSSFEVFTSYFKAGGNFCWLTWLVATFIIAMTVPIANDYWLTYWINHNVVVLVSESNESVSENLTSKRDHTTNVSAGIFSADKSRWFDEAGLLRKNVAVEVYTVVIIATVFLNILSSLIFMRICMNASRNIHNSMFANLLRAPMRFFNTNPIGRILNRFSKDVGAMDELLPQAFMMASQILTMVLGIFGIVTSVMPLMVIPVIITSGLLCFVIIYSLETIRDIKRLEGITKSSVFSQVSFTLDGLTTIRSHGTRVEKMLRMEYDHHQDDHTGASYLTYATLVAFACTVDLISCLFTTSVCFSFILLNNGSLLSGTVGLAISQCLLLTGAIQLGARLFSEAVAQMISVERILQYTNLPQEGPFTTDNPPPPTWPSNGGLVFNQVSMKYAEDKPSVLKDLNLRIKPGWKVGIVGRTGAGKSSLISALFRLTGDGIEGEILLDGIDTKSIGLQELRPRISIIPQEPTLFSASLRYNLDPFNQYSDADLWDSLREVELEKLSSSLDFRVATNGANFSVGQRQLICLARAILRNNRLLVLDEATANIDQRTDALIQKTIRRKFADCTVLTIAHRLNTIMDSDRVLVMERGRIEEFGHPYFLLKNPNGRFSQMLQQMGKTTAEKLSQIAESAYHSSLEYKEMDDIMIIPANITTSTDHQ